A segment of the uncultured Treponema sp. genome:
CAGTGAATGGAACAAAACTTTGCGCTTTTGGCTGCATCGGTCTTGGCGACTGCGTTTCGTCTTGTCCGTTCGGCGCATTGTCAATGGGAAATGACGGGCTTCCTCATGTTGATTATTCAAAATGCGTTGGCTGCGGAAAATGTGCAAAGGCTTGTCCGAAAAAACTTTTCAGCATTACAAACATTGAAGTAAAAGGTCCTGTCGCGCTTTGTTCTTGCCATAACGACAACAAGCCTCAGATTAGAAAAGATTGTTCTGCCGGATGCTTTAAATGCGGAATCTGCGCAAAAAAATGTCCTGAACAGTGCATCGATCTTTCTTCTGGAATTCCTGCGATTGATTATTCAAAATGTACAAGCTGCGGAACTTGCGTTTCCTCTTGTCCTGACAAAGTTTTGAAATTCATGCAGGAACTTACTGCTGTATAAAATTTGTTTTATAGATAGGAGGTTTCTATGACAAATGTTCAGGTCATAAAAGAACTGACAAATTTAAAAACTTATTGTTCTGCAACTTCTTTGGATGTTGTTGAGTATGCAATAAAAGTTTTTCAGAAACTTGAAAGCTGCGGAATTTCAGAACCGCTGGAAACTGAATTTAAGAAAGAGGAAGAAAAATGATAGGAACATTTTGGTCTTTAGTTCCGCCGGTCGTGGCGATTTGTCTGGCACTTATAACAAAGGAAGTTTATTCTTCTTTATTCATCGGAATTTTAATTGGCGGTCTTTTTTATTCAGGATTCAGTTTTGCAGGAACAATAAATCACGTTTTTAAAGACGGATTCGTAGGTTCCCTTTCTGATTCTTACAATGTCGGAATTTTGATTTTCCTTGTCATTCTTGGAATAATGGTTGCGCTTATGAACAAGGCTGGCGGTTCTGCGGCTTTTGGTGAATGGGCAAAAAAACGCATAAAGTCAAAAAAAAACGCGCAGATTGCAACTATTTTTCTTGGAATAATTGTTTTCATTGACGACTATTTTAACTGCCTCACAGTCGGAAGCGTAATGCGCCCTATTACAGACAGATATAAAGTTTCAAAAGAAAAACTTGCTTATCTTATTGATTCGACTGCGGCTCCAGTTTGCATTATTGCGCCTATCAGTTCTTGGGCTGCGGCGGTAACAGGATTTGTTGAAGGCGAAGACGGATTTCAGCTTTTTATAAAAGCGATTCCTTATAATTTTTACGCGCTTCTTACAATTTTTGCTCTTTTTGCGATTGTCATTTCCGGCGTTGATTTTGGTCCTATGAAAGGCTTTGAGGCTTTGGCATCTTCATCTTCTTCCAATGAACTTGAAGAGGAAAAACTTCCGACTGCAAAAGGAAAAGTTTTGGATCTTGTGTTCCCGATTATTTCGCTTATTATTTTCTGCGTAATCGGAATGATTTATACAGGCGGATTTTTTGCTTCAGGCGAAGAGCACCGCGGATTTGTTGCAGCTTTTTCTGGCTGTGATGCTTCCGTCGGACTTATGTACGGTTCTTTCGGCGCGCTGATTTTGACTTTGATTGTTTTTGTTCTGCGCCGCGTTTTGAGCTTTAAAGACTGCATGTCTTGTATTCCGGACGGATTTAAAGCAATGGTTCCTGCAATTTTGATTTTGACGCTTGCCTGGACTTTGAAATCCATGACGGATAGCCTTGGCTCAAAAGAATTTGTTTCATCATTTGTTCAGACTTATGCTTCCGGAATGCTGAATTTCCTTCCTGCGATTGTATTTGTAATCGGCGCGTTCCTTGCATTTGCGACTGGAACTTCTTGGGGAACTTTTGGAATTCTTATTCCGATTGTAGTCGCCGTTTTCAATGGAAGTGATTACAATCTGATGATTATTTCAATTTCAGCGTGCATGGCTGGAGCTGTTTGCGGAGACCACTGCTCGCCGATTTCTGACACAACTATAATGGCAAGTGCTGGCGCGGAATGTGTTCACGTGAACCACGTTAATTCGCAGCTTCCTTACGCGCTTTCTGTTGCAGGCGTTTCTTTTGTCTGCTACTTGATTGCCGGACTTGTAAAAAATCCGATTCTTCCTATTTTATTCGGAATGGTTGTAATTGCCGGATTTTTGTTTTTCCTTAAAAAACATCAGAAAGCAGAAGCTTAAACTCAGGAGTGTAACAAAAACTTTGACTGAAATAGCGTCAAAGTTTTTGTTCACAAGTTTGCGTTGCAAACTTCCTTTATCAAGTGCATATTCTCATTTCATTGCGAATATGCTTAAAAAGCCAAATCGGAAATTGAAATTTCCTCATTGACTTTTTATTGGAGTAAAAATGTCTAATGATAATTTAAATGCGGTTTATGATGCGCGTACTTTGGGAAAGCCTAGAATGCTTGCGCTTGGTGTTCAGCATATGTTTGCAATGTTTGGCGCAACAGTTCTTGTTCCGCAGCTTACGGGGCTTAGCGTTTCTTCTACGCTTTTGTTTGCTGGAATCGGAACTCTTATATTTCACTTTTTTACAAAAGGAAAAGTTCCTGCTTTCTTAGGCTCGTCATTTGCATTCCTTGCAGGCTACATGACAATTGCCCCGAACGGTGAAAAACATCTTTTGCCTTATGCGTGCCTTGGTGTTGCTTGTTCTGCGGCTTTGTATTTTCTGCTTGCTGTTCTTGTAAAAGTTTTCGGTGTAAAAAAAGTAATGCGCTTCTTTCCGCCGGTTGTTACAGGTCCGATTATAATTTCGATTGGACTTACACTTTCACAGTCGGCAGTAGACAATTGCTCAAGAAACTGGCTTGTTGCTTTTTCTGCTGTTCTTGTAATTGTTGCCTGCGTTATCTGGGGAAAGGGAATGATAAAAATTATTCCGATTCTTCTTGCGGCTGTTGTTTCTTATGTCTTTGCTGGAATCCTTGGCGAAGTTGATTTCACTTCTGTAAAAAACGCAGCTTGGATTGGACTTCCGGTTCTTAAAGAAAACACAGTTTTTGCAATTTTTGAAAATCCAGACACTTCATTGATTATAACTTCTATAGTTACAATTGTTCCGATTGCGATTGCAACAATGATGGAACACATCGGAGACATTGCCGCAATTTCTTCAACTGTAAACAGAAATTATTTTGAAAATCCCGGACTTCACAGAACACTTTTCGGCGACGGACTTGCAACTCTTGTAGCCTCACTTTTCGGCGCGCCTGCGAACACAACTTACGGCGAAAACACCGGCGTTCTTACTTTGTCAAGAGTTTACGATCCGCGTGTAATCAGAATTGCTGCGGTTATTGCGATTTTGTTTTCATTCTCTCCAAAGTTTGCGGCGTTAATAAGCGCGATGCCAGCTGCGACTTGCGGCGGAATTTCAATTGTTCTATATGGAATGATTTCCGCAGTCGGCGTAAGAAACATTGTTGAAAGCCAAGTTGATTTCAAGGATTCACGCAACGTAATTATTGCGGCGTTGATTCTCGTTCTTTCAATCGGAATAAAATATAGTTCCGCTGGCGCTGTAAATATTCACATCGGCGGACTGACTCTCGGACTTTCCGGCTTGGCGACTGGAGCTTTGGTTGGAATCATTTTGAATATGCTTTTGCCTGAAAAAAAGGCTTCGGAAAAAGAGTAATTTATGGAAAATAAAAATGTAGTTTTTTTAAATCATCCGCTGATTCAGCATAAAATTTCAATGCTCCGTGATGAAAAAACTGGAACAAATGAGTTCAGAAAACTTGTTGAAGAAATTGCAGTTTTGATGGGCTACGAAGCTTTGCGCGATCTTCCAGTTGAAGATGTTGAAGTAAAAACTCCGATTGAAACTTGCAAAACTCCGATGCTTTCTGGAAAAAAACTTGTTGTTGTTCCGATTCTTCGCGCCGGACTTGGAATGATGAACGGAATGCTGACTCTTGTTCCTTCCGCAAAAGTCGGGCACATCGGTTTGAGCCGCAACGAAAAAACTCATCAGGCTGAAGAATATTACTGCAAAATGCCGGATTCTCTTGATCAGCGTCAGATTGTAATTGTTGATCCGATGCTTGCAACTGGAGGCTCGGCAGTTTCCGCAGTTGATTTTATAAAAAAGCGCGGAGGAAAAAACATAAAATTCATGTGCATAATCGCAGCTCCAGAAGGCGTTGAAGTTTTAACGAAAGCGCATCCCGATGTAAAACTTTTCATTGGACATCTTGACCGCTGCCTGAATGAAAACGCATATATTTGTCCTGGCCTTGGAGATGCCGGCGACAGAATTTTTGGAACAAATTGATTCCTATTAAAAAACGAAAATTTCATGCTTCGTTGATTTTTGGCGGAGCATGAATCCACAATTGACTATTTAAGTATTTAGTTTTACTATAGATTGTTATGACTGCAAACGAGTTACGTTCAAAATATATTGAATTTTTTAAATCAAAGAACCATGTTGAAATTTCTGGTCAGTCTTTGATTCCAGAAAATGATCCATCAGTTTTGTTTACAACCGCCGGAATGCATCCGCTTGTTCCGTATCTTTTGGGAGAAAAACATCCGGCCGGAACACGTCTTACAGATTACCAGAAATGCATCCGCACAGGTGATATTGATGAAGTTGGCGATCCAAGCCATCTTACTTGTTTTGAAATGCTTGGAAACTGGTCTTTGGGCGATTATTTTAAAAAAGAATCAA
Coding sequences within it:
- the upp gene encoding uracil phosphoribosyltransferase, coding for MENKNVVFLNHPLIQHKISMLRDEKTGTNEFRKLVEEIAVLMGYEALRDLPVEDVEVKTPIETCKTPMLSGKKLVVVPILRAGLGMMNGMLTLVPSAKVGHIGLSRNEKTHQAEEYYCKMPDSLDQRQIVIVDPMLATGGSAVSAVDFIKKRGGKNIKFMCIIAAPEGVEVLTKAHPDVKLFIGHLDRCLNENAYICPGLGDAGDRIFGTN
- a CDS encoding RnfABCDGE type electron transport complex subunit B produces the protein MNTIILTVVVALLIGFILGTLLGLFKKIFSVEVDPKVSQAREALPGANCGGCGYAGCDSFAVAVVKGEAPANGCVAGGPSVSAALNKILGLSGDESDSAKKAAVLACHGTNECAGTKGIYNGVQTCKAAQLSVNGTKLCAFGCIGLGDCVSSCPFGALSMGNDGLPHVDYSKCVGCGKCAKACPKKLFSITNIEVKGPVALCSCHNDNKPQIRKDCSAGCFKCGICAKKCPEQCIDLSSGIPAIDYSKCTSCGTCVSSCPDKVLKFMQELTAV
- a CDS encoding uracil-xanthine permease family protein — encoded protein: MSNDNLNAVYDARTLGKPRMLALGVQHMFAMFGATVLVPQLTGLSVSSTLLFAGIGTLIFHFFTKGKVPAFLGSSFAFLAGYMTIAPNGEKHLLPYACLGVACSAALYFLLAVLVKVFGVKKVMRFFPPVVTGPIIISIGLTLSQSAVDNCSRNWLVAFSAVLVIVACVIWGKGMIKIIPILLAAVVSYVFAGILGEVDFTSVKNAAWIGLPVLKENTVFAIFENPDTSLIITSIVTIVPIAIATMMEHIGDIAAISSTVNRNYFENPGLHRTLFGDGLATLVASLFGAPANTTYGENTGVLTLSRVYDPRVIRIAAVIAILFSFSPKFAALISAMPAATCGGISIVLYGMISAVGVRNIVESQVDFKDSRNVIIAALILVLSIGIKYSSAGAVNIHIGGLTLGLSGLATGALVGIILNMLLPEKKASEKE
- a CDS encoding Na+/H+ antiporter NhaC family protein, which codes for MIGTFWSLVPPVVAICLALITKEVYSSLFIGILIGGLFYSGFSFAGTINHVFKDGFVGSLSDSYNVGILIFLVILGIMVALMNKAGGSAAFGEWAKKRIKSKKNAQIATIFLGIIVFIDDYFNCLTVGSVMRPITDRYKVSKEKLAYLIDSTAAPVCIIAPISSWAAAVTGFVEGEDGFQLFIKAIPYNFYALLTIFALFAIVISGVDFGPMKGFEALASSSSSNELEEEKLPTAKGKVLDLVFPIISLIIFCVIGMIYTGGFFASGEEHRGFVAAFSGCDASVGLMYGSFGALILTLIVFVLRRVLSFKDCMSCIPDGFKAMVPAILILTLAWTLKSMTDSLGSKEFVSSFVQTYASGMLNFLPAIVFVIGAFLAFATGTSWGTFGILIPIVVAVFNGSDYNLMIISISACMAGAVCGDHCSPISDTTIMASAGAECVHVNHVNSQLPYALSVAGVSFVCYLIAGLVKNPILPILFGMVVIAGFLFFLKKHQKAEA